One window of the Triticum dicoccoides isolate Atlit2015 ecotype Zavitan chromosome 3B, WEW_v2.0, whole genome shotgun sequence genome contains the following:
- the LOC119282040 gene encoding uncharacterized protein LOC119282040, translated as MAFSGAQILAAFTLGFLLMAFCVEAKICTAPSKWGQMSTCKTTACIGACQYEHFKGGYCSSNDGNYFHIPKRKTCMCTYDCWKNPTTTVRTYVPKPPGEPEVPDPKKKSPPYERDVPEPPSGENKKKSFRQLPTSEQMV; from the exons ATGGCGTTCAGCGGTGCCCAGATTCTCGCTGCCTTCACCCTGGGCTTTCTTCTCATGGCCTTCT GTGTGGAGGCTAAGATATGCACGGCCCCTAGCAAGTGGGGCCAAATGAGCACTTGCAAGACCACGGCTTGCATCGGGGCCTGTCAGTACGAGCACTTTAAGGGTGGGTACTGCTCCAGCAACGACGGCAACTACTTTCACATACCTAAGAGAAAGACGTGCATGTGTACATATGACTGCTGGAAAAACCCCACCACCACTGTCAGAACCTACGTGCCTAAGCCACCGGGTGAACCCGAGGTGCCCGATCCTAAGAAGAAGTCGCCGCCATATGAACGTGATGTGCCGGAGCCGCCCTCGGGAGAAAACAAGAAGAAAAGCTTCCGCCAGCTGCCAACCAGTGAGCAAATGGTCTAG